A part of Onthophagus taurus isolate NC chromosome 7, IU_Otau_3.0, whole genome shotgun sequence genomic DNA contains:
- the LOC111421794 gene encoding large ribosomal subunit protein mL54, which yields MNFLNKITYFNKTIIFSPINRLILQRNYAKKDTAAVSMLGTGMKKKKGKLGPVAEKKILPVETDVNKLVNFVCGSNILKTGEDVKLLPDNEYPEWLWNLRTGPAPKLEELDPNSLKYWRKVRKMALRRNNKLASLKKF from the exons atgaatttcttgaataaaataacgtattttaataaaacgattattttttcACCAATCAATCGGTTAATACTTCAAAGGAATTATGCAAAAAAAGATACCGCAG CTGTAAGCATGCTCGGAACTGgtatgaaaaagaaaaaagggaAATTAGGGCCAGTggctgaaaaaaaaatcttacctGTTGAAACGGACGTGAATAAATTGGTTAATTTTGTTTGCGGATCAAATATATTAAAGACAGGAGAAGATGTAAAATTGTTACCTGATAATGAATACCCAGAGTGGTTGTGGAATTTAAGAACAGGGCCAGCTCctaaattagaagaattagaTCCTAATAGTTTAAAATATTGGAGAAAAGTGAGGAAAATGGCTTtaagaagaaataataaattggcttctttaaagaaattttaa
- the LOC111421792 gene encoding structural maintenance of chromosomes protein 5, producing MEVDQTINDMRPGNILHIVMENFVTYTKASLSMGPNINVICGPNGTGKSTIVAAIILGLGGNPKQVGRGTRVSEYVKHGCTEAKIQIILYDPNKSSKNVLITRQFTTSNHTEWKIDDKKVSINDVKDYTTKFNIQINNLCQFLPQDRVQEFSKLNKQDLLKQTKIALCREDLVQKKDILVQTMIDFNNSHKNLEKNIEKLQAAKNLIMQLDGKVKNLEKKKGYLKSVKDINRKIAWINYEEIVSKRNEVKEDRSKARELLNNRKKDLEPKEKLVRELQESIKQFQIKINNTDTSMKTTQAKITSLVTEITSLNEEINGQKQQMESQLKELSQRDIDIANYTKKRQALYNDKNEIISKYGNENEMKSSISNVNQNLTKLMGDRNHLDNKKSEYEDLKRNNMYERQGMENHLRNMENIKDQRLEYLRRLDNGAYQAVMWLRQNQLDFIGTVYEPMILELNVIDPKHALYLENVVARRDKIAFVCTEKQDMNLLIRVLRDQHNFSVNILYSEDRNDQNLNMYQPKIPIEHLKKYGFFAYLNSLVTGPKAIMKYLCKNYCIHQIPIGNESTNNHFEAIPADIRLFFSDKSRFSISYSKYTNQKISKQDSISTDGSFSISIDTRKLNEVKSRLEVHKRNFENLISEEKSLNEQVGKLMEMIKKEKDVMNSVKQDHQKLRMIEEKINRYHQILEQFKNDTQTVSQIEAETKQKINIIIKKMKEKNKPLKTYMTEYNNYKVIENVTKLKLGYGKDKVITLKNEIINIQDAFKREQELYDNLTSYLNTLTNEAKISLERAKKLSNGFTPAEDGFEPFREIYDKLDDTIEKLNEQKETIQNKIECLNSADENEIRKYEEQVQLATQLEEKVENANKDGDLMERKIETLEREYLEPLEYVIGQINEKFRAAYERMGCAGEVTVFKGDNPKDYDNFGISVKVSYRSGEPLQELNSLTQSGGEKAVATATYMLSMQELTPVPFRCVDEINQGMDETNERRIFRLLTETAAQPNTAQYILVTPKLIPKLSYVRNMMVHCVYSGPFLNL from the exons atggaAGTTGATCAAACTATAAATGATATGAGGCCAGGAAATATACTGCATATAGTTATGGAAAACTTTGT AACATATACAAAAGCAAGTCTATCAATGGGGCCTAATATAAATGTGATTTGTGGTCCAAACGGTACAGGAAAATCAACAATAGTTGCAGCAATTATTTTAGGATTAGGTGGTAATCCAAAACAAGTTGGTCGTGGAACTAGAGTTTCAGAGTATGTAAAGCACGGTTGTACAGAAGCAAAgatacaaattattttgtacGACCCCAACAAGTCttccaaaaatgttttgataacAAGACAATTTACTACATCCAATCACACAGAATGGAAAATAGATGACAAGAAAGTTTCAATAAACGATGTGAAAGATTACACAACAAAGtttaatattcaaataaataatttgtgtcAATTTTTGCCTCAAGATCGAGTTCAAGAATTTTCAAAGTTGAATAAACAAGATTTGCTAAAacagactaaaattgctttgtgcaGAGAGGATTTAGTACAAAAGAAAGACATATTAGTTCAAACTATGATTGATTTCAACAATAGCCATAAAAACTTAGAGAAAAACATTGAAAAGTTACAAGCTGCTAAAAATCTTATTATGCAATTAGATGGAAAAGTTAAAAACTTGGAGAAGAAGAAAGGGTATCTTAAATCAGTTAAAGATATTAATAGGAAGATTGCTTGGATAAATTATGAggaaattgtttcaaaaagaaacgaaGTCAAAGAAGATAGATCTAAAGCAAGGGAATTGTtgaataatagaaaaaaggaCTTAGAACCTAAAGAAAAACTTGTTAGGGAGCTTCAAGAAAgtataaaacaatttcaaataaaaattaacaataca gatACATCAATGAAAACTACACAAGCAAAAATCACAAGCTTAGTAACAGAAATAACATCattaaatgaagaaataaatggTCAAAAACAACAGATGGAATCACAATTAAAAGAGTTGTCTCAGCGAGATATAGATATAgcaaattatacaaaaaagagACAAGCTTtgtataatgataaaaatgaaattatttcaaaatatggaaatg aaaatgaaatgaaatctTCCATCTCCAATGTTAATCAAAATCTCACAAAATTAATGGGTGATCGTAATCATTTGGATAATAAGAAATCAGAATACGAAgatttaaaacgaaataatatGTATGAAAGGCAGGGTATGGAAAATCATCTTCGTAATAtggaaaatataaaagatcAACGTTTGGAGTATTTAAGAAGACTTGATAATGGCGCTTACCAAGCTGTGATGTGGTTAAGACAAAACCAACTAGATTTTATTGGAACTGTTTATGAACCAATGATATTAGAA TTAAATGTAATTGATCCGAAACATGCTTTATATCTTGAAAACGTTGTGGCAAGAAGAGATAAAATTGCATTTGTTTGTACAGAAAAGCAAGACATGAATCTTTTAATTCGGGTGCTTAGAGATCAACATAATTTTAGCGTCAACATTTTATATTCGGAAGATCGTAACGATCAAAACTTAAATATGTATCAACCAAAAATTCCGAttgaacatttaaaaaaatacggaTTTTTTGCGTATTTGAACAGTTTAGTGACTGGCCCAAAAGCAATTATGAAGTATTTgtgtaaaaattattgcattCATCAAATTCCAATTGGAAATGAAAGCACAAACAATCATTTTGAGGCTATTCCTGCTGATATACGATTATTTTTTAGCG ataaaagtagattttctatttcttattcGAAAtatacaaatcaaaaaattagcAAACAAGATAGTATTAGTACAGATGGAAGTTTTTCGATTTCTATTGATACAAGAAAACTTAATGAAGTGAAAAGCAGATTAGAAGTTCATAaacgaaattttgaaaatttgatttctgaagaaaaatcgttaaatGAACAA gTTGGAAAACTAAtggaaatgattaaaaaagaaaaggatGTGATGAATTCAGTAAAACAAGATCATCAAAAATTACGAatgattgaagaaaaaattaaccGATATCATCAAATACtcgaacaatttaaaaatgatactCAAACtgtatctcaaattgaagctgaaactAAACAGAAAATTAAT attataattaagaaaatgaaagaaaaaaataaaccactTAAAACATACATGACCGAGTACAATAATTACAAAGTAATAGAAAATGtaacgaaattaaaattaggatACGGAAAAGATAaagtaataacattaaaaaatgaaataataaacattcaGGATGCTTTTAAACGCGAACAGGAACTTTACGATAATTTAACAAGCTATTTAAATACATTAACAAACGAGGCTAAAATATCACTTGAACGTGCTAAGAAGCTATCGAACGGTTTTACGCCAGCTGAAGATGGTTTCGAACCGTTCCGTGAAATATACGATAAACTTGACGATACAATTGAAAAGTTAAACGAACAAAAAGAAAcgattcaaaataaaattgaatgtttAAACTCGGCCGACGAAAACGAAATTCGTAAATATGAAGAACAAGTTCAATTGGCTACACaattagaagaaaaagttgaaaatgCCAATAAAGATGGTGATTTAATGGAACGAAAAATTGAAACACTCGAACGCGAATATTTAGAGCCACTGGAATACGTAATCGGTCagattaatgaaaaatttcgAGCGGCTTATGAACGAATGGGTTGTGCGGGTGAAGTTACTGTATTCAAAGGGGATAATCCAAAAGATTATGATAATTTTGGTATTTCGGTTAAAGTTTCGTATCGAAGCGGGGAACCTTTACAAGAATTAAACAGTTTAACGCAAAGTGGTGGTGAAAAAGCTGTGGCTACAGCTACTTATATGCTATCAATGCAAGAATTAACACCGGTCCCATTTAGATGTGTTGATGAAATAAATCAAGGAATGGATGAAACTAACGAAAGGAGAATTTTTAGATTACTTACTGAAACTGCCGCTCAGCCAAATACAGCCCAATATATTCTTGTTACACCTAAA TTAATTCCAAAATTAAGTTACGTCAGAAATATGATGGTTCACTGCGTTTATAGTGGtccttttttaaatctttaa
- the LOC111421793 gene encoding dipeptidase 1-like: MIIFYIVYVLNYFLNKNSFLCHVLDEVPLIDGHNDLPNNLFEKLGNEITNFEFDKDLRKDVRFGRQKCDYCYTDLPRLRRGKVGGQFFVAYVPCESQYRDAVAKTLEQIDVIKRLVFKYPNHLQLVTSVAGIWDAFNKSKLACLISVEGGHSIDSRLSILRMYYELGVRYLTLTHACSTPWADNSWELHPIKNLTKFGEIIVKEMNRLGMLVDLSHVSPPVMERAIRISKAPVIFSHSAAYSLCPHNRNVPDKILRMLKLNNGIIMIVFHNEFVTPNVLEATLGDVARQINYVVNLIGINHVGIGADYDGVPFMPKGLEDVSKYPDLFDYLKKRNPRRWTSENLKKLAGLNFLRVLRTAERIRDRLRGQNAYENHIQKYDLQKIGPLAFRCRTA; encoded by the exons atgattatattttatatag tttacgtgttaaattattttttaaataagaattCATTCTTGTGCCATGTTTTAGATGAAGTGCCACTTATTGATGG TCATAATGATCTgcctaataatttatttgaaaaactcGGTAACGAAATTACTAATTTCGAATTTGACAAAGATTTACGGAAGGATGTTCGATTTGGTAGGCAAAAATGCGATTATTGTTACACGGATTTACCCAGATTACGAAGAGGAAAAGTCGGTGGTCag ttttttgttgCTTATGTGCCCTGTGAGAGTCAGTACAGAGATGCCGTGGCAAAAACTTTGGAACAAATCGATGTTATAAAACGATTAGTGTTTAAATATCCTAATCATTTGCAATTAGTTACATCAGTCGCTg gtattTGGGATgcatttaataaaagtaaactTGCTTGTCTGATATCAGTAGAAGGAGGGCACTCAATCGATTCAAGATTAAGCATTCTCAGAATGTATTATGAGCTAGGTGTTCGATATTTAACATTAACACATGCATGTAGTACTCCttg ggcTGATAACTCTTGGGAATTACACCCAATTAAAAATCTCACAAAATTCGGAGAA aTCATTGTAAAAGAAATGAACAGATTAGGAATGTTAGTTGATTTATCGCATGTTTCTCCACCGGTAATGGAACGAGCTATTAGAATAAGTAAAGCTCCAGTGATATTTTCTCATTCCGCAGCTTATTCTTTGTGTCCCCATAACAGAAATGTTCCagataaaatattaagaatGTTG aaattaaacAATGGGATCATCATGATTGTGTTTCATAACGAATTCGTTACCCCCAATGTTTTAGAAGCAACCTTAGGAGACGTTGCaa gaCAGATTAATTACGTTGTTAATTTAATCGGGATTAATCACGTTGGAATAGGAGCTGATTACGATGGAGtaccttt CATGCCAAAAGGTTTAGAAGACGTATCAAAATATCCAGATTTAtttgattatctcaaaaaacgaAATCCGCGAAGGTGGACGtcggaaaatttaaaaaaattggctggattgaattttttacgaGTACTAAGAACAGCTGAAAGA ATTAGGGATAGACTTCGGGGTCAAAACGCGTATGAAAatcatatacaaaaatatgatctACAAAAAATAGGACCTTTAGCGTTTAGATGTAGAACAGCATAG
- the LOC111423656 gene encoding putative hydroxypyruvate isomerase translates to MAKFCANLSFMFVESSFLERYNLAKKAGFKAVESGYPFGIKQEDVIRAKNDSGIQQVLLNVYTGDVSKGELGFAAIPGKENEFKDSMEKTIQLARNLDVKKVHVMSGKVESPSMENDEVYIKNLKLASDMLQKENILAVIEPINNYSIPNYYMNCYNKALNTVKKVGNPNLKIMLDIFHMQHIRGNLSNTIKDLLEHTGHIQIAQVPNRNEPNTDGEINYKYLLKLIQELGYNDWIGLEYKPTDLTFKWIQEYGYQL, encoded by the exons atggCAAAATTTTGCGCTAATTTGTCGTTCATGTTCGTGGAAAGTTCTTTTTTAGAACGATACAATCTCGCCAAAAAAGCTGGTTTTAAAGCTGTTGAATCTGGATATCCGTTTGGTATCAAACAAGAAGATGTAATCCGTGCTAAAAACGATTCTGGAATTCAACAGGTTTTATTGAATGTTTACACTg gagATGTTAGTAAAGGTGAGTTAGGATTTGCTGCTATTCCAGgaaaagaaaacgaatttAAAGATAGCATGGAGAAAACTATTCAATTAGCAAGAAATTTAGATGTTAAAAA agtCCATGTTATGTCTGGAAAAGTGGAATCCCCTTCTATGGAAAATGATGAAgtgtacataaaaaatttaaaactagcATCAGATAtgctacaaaaagaaaacattttagcTGTAATTGaaccaattaataattactcTATACCTAATTATTACATGAATTGCTATAATAAAGCATTGAATACCGTGAAAAAGGTTGGAAACCCTAACTTAAAGATCATGTTAGACATTTTTCATATGCAGCATATACGCGGAAATTTATCAAACACCATCAAAGATTTATTAGAACACACAGGACATATTCAAATCGCTCAAGTTCCAAACAGAAATGAACCAAATACTGATGGAGAAATAAACTAcaagtatttattaaaactaattcaAGAATTGGGATATAACGATTGGATTGGATTAGAGTATAAACCAACAGATCTTACATTTAAATGGATACAAGAATATGGATATCAATTATAA